In Candidatus Roseilinea sp., one DNA window encodes the following:
- the recF gene encoding DNA replication and repair protein RecF gives MLVRHLSLTNFRLYARLELDLPRGLVIVRGDNAQGKTSLLEAIYFLATAHSPHTHTDRQVIRWGAEEEGPYPYAVLKANIERSDGLHLIEMALQRGESNRLRKEIRIDRVARRGIDLVGQLNVVLFLPGDVELVAGAPTLRRDFLDAALSQVDADYVRALDRYMRALAQRNALLKQAQERALDPDELAIWDDQLVPAGVEIALRRRRAVAELARLATPIHRELSNGLEYLQITYQPNFDPARPGTLDTPYQVSIDDSQPPVGVDRRDLQAAFRRALDERRREEIARGMTLVGPHRDEVRFIANGMDLGDFGSRGQQRTAVLALKLAQVAWMRERTHEEPVLLLDEVLAELDPHRRRCLLQRIGSAHQTIVTTTDIQRFDQDFVRGAAVLQVCAGVVSAMA, from the coding sequence ATGCTCGTCCGGCACCTTTCGCTCACCAACTTCCGGCTATACGCGCGGCTGGAGCTGGACCTGCCGCGCGGGCTGGTGATCGTGCGAGGTGACAACGCGCAAGGCAAGACGTCGTTGCTCGAAGCGATTTACTTTCTCGCCACGGCGCATTCGCCGCACACTCACACCGACCGGCAGGTGATCCGCTGGGGCGCAGAGGAAGAAGGCCCGTATCCCTATGCCGTGCTAAAGGCCAACATCGAGCGCAGCGACGGCCTGCACCTGATCGAGATGGCGCTGCAGCGCGGTGAATCGAACCGGCTGCGCAAGGAGATCCGCATTGATCGTGTCGCGCGGCGTGGCATAGACCTGGTCGGCCAGCTCAACGTGGTGCTCTTCTTGCCGGGCGATGTGGAGCTGGTCGCCGGCGCGCCCACGCTGCGCCGCGACTTTCTCGACGCAGCGCTGTCGCAGGTAGATGCCGACTACGTGCGTGCGCTCGACCGGTATATGCGCGCGCTCGCCCAGCGCAACGCGCTGCTCAAGCAAGCCCAGGAGCGCGCGCTCGACCCTGACGAGCTGGCGATCTGGGACGACCAACTCGTGCCGGCCGGCGTGGAGATCGCTCTGCGCCGGCGCCGGGCCGTGGCCGAGCTGGCGCGGCTGGCGACGCCGATTCATCGCGAACTGTCCAACGGCTTGGAGTACCTACAGATCACCTACCAGCCGAACTTCGACCCCGCCCGACCGGGCACGCTCGACACGCCGTACCAAGTTAGCATAGACGACTCGCAGCCGCCGGTCGGCGTAGACCGGCGCGACTTGCAGGCGGCCTTTCGCCGGGCACTGGACGAGCGCCGGCGAGAGGAGATTGCCCGCGGCATGACGCTGGTCGGCCCGCACCGCGACGAGGTGCGCTTCATCGCCAACGGCATGGACTTGGGGGACTTCGGCTCGCGCGGGCAACAGCGCACCGCAGTGCTGGCGCTCAAGCTCGCCCAGGTCGCCTGGATGCGCGAGCGCACGCACGAGGAACCGGTGCTGTTGCTGGACGAAGTGCTGGCCGAACTCGACCCGCACCGACGGCGCTGTCTATTACAACGGATCGGCAGCGCGCATCAGACCATCGTCACCACGACGGATATTCAGCGCTTCGACCAAGATTTCGTGCGCGGCGCGGCCGTGTTGCAGGTATGCGCCGGAGTAGTCTCGGCGATGGCCTGA
- the rbfA gene encoding ribosome-binding factor A, translated as MSKKYEKRVNELIRMHLADLLERELNDPRVNGAQITITDVEITPDTRHAKVFYSLIGDAAQKAEVARGLESAAGWLSRELGKRLRTRHTPQLTFEFDESFERGDRLSRLLDELRGDEEIKAS; from the coding sequence ATGAGCAAGAAGTACGAGAAGCGCGTCAACGAACTCATCCGTATGCACTTGGCTGACCTGCTGGAGCGCGAGTTAAACGACCCGCGCGTGAACGGTGCGCAGATAACGATCACCGACGTGGAGATCACACCGGACACGCGCCATGCGAAGGTGTTCTATAGCCTGATCGGCGACGCGGCGCAGAAGGCCGAGGTTGCGCGCGGGCTGGAGAGCGCCGCCGGCTGGCTCAGCCGCGAGCTGGGCAAGCGCCTGCGCACGCGCCACACGCCGCAGTTGACGTTCGAGTTCGACGAATCGTTCGAGCGCGGCGACCGCCTATCGCGGCTGCTGGATGAATTGAGGGGTGATGAGGAGATAAAGGCGTCTTGA
- a CDS encoding phosphoesterase RecJ-like protein, with protein MLTDPHAWADAEGYLRRAHSILAITHVSPDGDAIGSLLGFTHAMRSLGKLVTPACQDQAHPRFDYLKGVRDIRQSGEGEFDLIVSLDSSDLARLGSVFIPAQHGHLPIVVFDHHITNLNFGAVNVVEPGASSTAEIVYTLLRRMDVTITPDIANALLTGVITDTLAFRTSNTTPDTLAVAMELMRCGGNLQEVTRQALIMRSFDSLRLLGAGLMNARVEGRLAYATLPRKLRKELDVKEERGDAGLVGTLITAYEVDVAAVFVELQNGDIEIGFRAQPGFDVSQVALELGGGGHPAAAGCTLPGPMRDAVNRVLPRLKQLIREA; from the coding sequence ATGCTGACCGACCCCCACGCCTGGGCGGACGCCGAAGGCTATCTGCGTCGCGCTCACTCCATCCTGGCTATCACTCATGTCTCACCGGACGGCGACGCCATCGGCAGCTTGCTGGGGTTCACCCACGCGATGCGCAGCCTGGGTAAGTTGGTCACGCCGGCCTGCCAGGACCAGGCGCATCCGCGCTTCGACTACCTCAAGGGCGTGCGCGACATTCGCCAGTCGGGCGAGGGCGAGTTCGACTTGATCGTTTCGCTCGATTCGAGCGATCTGGCCCGCTTGGGATCGGTCTTCATTCCCGCGCAACACGGTCACCTGCCGATCGTGGTGTTCGATCATCACATCACCAACCTCAACTTCGGCGCGGTGAACGTCGTCGAGCCGGGCGCGTCCTCGACGGCCGAGATCGTTTACACGCTGCTCCGGCGGATGGACGTGACAATCACCCCCGACATCGCCAACGCGCTGCTGACCGGCGTAATCACCGATACGCTGGCCTTTCGTACGTCGAACACCACACCGGATACGCTGGCTGTAGCGATGGAACTGATGCGCTGTGGGGGCAACCTGCAGGAGGTCACGCGCCAGGCGCTGATCATGCGCTCGTTCGATTCGCTGCGCTTGTTGGGCGCCGGCCTGATGAACGCGCGGGTCGAGGGCCGGTTGGCCTACGCCACGCTGCCGCGCAAGCTGCGCAAGGAGCTGGACGTGAAGGAAGAGCGCGGCGACGCCGGCCTGGTAGGCACGCTGATCACGGCCTACGAGGTGGACGTGGCCGCGGTGTTCGTGGAGCTGCAGAACGGCGACATCGAGATCGGCTTTCGCGCGCAGCCGGGCTTCGACGTGTCGCAGGTGGCGCTCGAGCTGGGCGGGGGTGGCCACCCTGCCGCCGCCGGATGCACGCTGCCCGGCCCGATGCGCGACGCGGTCAACCGCGTGCTGCCGCGTCTGAAGCAGTTGATTCGCGAAGCGTAG
- the truB gene encoding tRNA pseudouridine synthase B, translating into MDGLLIVDKPGGMSSHDVVARARRLLREKRIGHAGTLDPMATGVLVLCVGQATRLSEYLLGEDKAYEGMIRLGQRTTTDDAEGEVIATHRVPPISEEMLRRLETQFTGTIAQMPPQFSAIQKGGQRAYALARQGRPVELEPRQVTVYELRLAPVGSEASAIRHLRICVHCSAGTYIRALARDIGEALGCGGHLVALRRTQAGHFTLADAITLDRVEAAAREGQTESLLLPMDRAVADWPAVHLNDNDAQRLKMGQAIVLPQPVALPGVRGEVRVYDSRRAFIAIAHWDGKKLKPAKVFDAAPPLVR; encoded by the coding sequence ATGGACGGCCTATTGATCGTTGACAAGCCCGGCGGGATGTCGTCGCACGACGTGGTGGCGCGCGCGCGCCGGCTGTTGCGCGAGAAGCGCATCGGCCACGCCGGCACGCTCGACCCAATGGCGACCGGCGTGTTGGTGCTGTGCGTCGGCCAGGCCACGCGCCTGAGCGAGTATCTGCTCGGCGAAGACAAAGCCTATGAAGGCATGATCCGGCTGGGCCAGCGCACGACGACCGACGACGCCGAGGGCGAGGTGATCGCCACACACCGCGTGCCGCCCATTTCCGAGGAGATGCTGCGTCGGCTGGAAACACAGTTCACCGGCACAATCGCGCAGATGCCCCCACAGTTTTCCGCGATACAAAAGGGCGGTCAACGTGCGTATGCCTTGGCTCGCCAAGGCCGGCCGGTCGAACTCGAGCCGCGGCAAGTGACGGTGTACGAGCTGCGGCTTGCGCCGGTCGGGAGCGAAGCGTCGGCGATCCGTCACCTGCGCATCTGCGTCCATTGCTCCGCCGGCACATACATCCGTGCTCTGGCGCGCGACATCGGCGAGGCGCTCGGCTGCGGCGGCCATCTGGTCGCGCTGCGCCGCACGCAGGCCGGCCATTTCACCTTAGCCGATGCGATCACGCTCGATCGCGTGGAGGCTGCAGCGCGTGAGGGCCAAACCGAATCGTTGTTGCTGCCGATGGACCGCGCGGTGGCCGATTGGCCGGCCGTGCATCTGAACGATAACGATGCGCAACGCTTGAAGATGGGGCAAGCGATTGTGTTGCCTCAGCCGGTCGCTCTCCCAGGGGTAAGGGGTGAGGTGCGCGTGTATGATTCTCGCCGCGCGTTCATCGCTATCGCGCACTGGGACGGAAAGAAACTCAAACCGGCGAAGGTCTTCGATGCAGCTCCTCCACTCGTTCGATGA
- a CDS encoding putative RNA polymerase sigma E protein: MAQQQHSDQELVAHIARGERWAFELLYERYAAQALGLAMRMMQDRAAAEDIVQEAFCRVWQRAARFDVGAGGNVRAWLLTIVHRLAIDAQRKRKPDVEMDAHDDADWDFEDRETDVFEHAFANIATDHVRAAVSQLPERHRQVIELSFFWGLTHREIAQQLGEPLGTVHSWALQGMNRLKSLLRQQLS; the protein is encoded by the coding sequence ATGGCACAGCAGCAACATAGCGACCAGGAACTCGTTGCGCACATCGCGCGGGGGGAACGATGGGCGTTCGAACTCCTTTACGAGCGTTACGCCGCTCAGGCGCTCGGCTTGGCCATGCGCATGATGCAGGATCGTGCGGCCGCCGAGGACATCGTGCAAGAGGCGTTCTGTCGCGTGTGGCAGCGCGCGGCGCGCTTCGACGTCGGCGCCGGCGGCAACGTTCGCGCCTGGCTGCTCACCATCGTGCATCGCCTGGCCATTGATGCGCAGCGCAAGCGCAAACCGGATGTAGAGATGGACGCGCACGACGACGCAGACTGGGACTTCGAGGATCGCGAGACCGACGTGTTCGAACACGCCTTCGCCAACATCGCGACCGACCACGTGCGCGCTGCGGTGTCACAGCTGCCGGAACGCCATCGCCAGGTGATCGAGCTGTCATTCTTCTGGGGATTGACCCATCGCGAGATCGCCCAGCAGCTCGGCGAACCGCTCGGCACCGTGCACAGTTGGGCGTTACAGGGAATGAACCGTCTGAAGTCGCTGCTGAGGCAGCAGTTGAGTTGA